One Streptococcus gallolyticus subsp. gallolyticus DSM 16831 DNA window includes the following coding sequences:
- a CDS encoding NADPH-dependent FMN reductase translates to MTRLIALVGTNSDKSTNRQLLSYIAKHFADKADIELMEIKDIPLFNKGLMHSIPTSVQEKEAKIAAADGVIIATPEYDHSIPAALQNALEWFSVGQHPFVDKPVMIVGVSYGTLGSSRAQAQLRQILDAPELRAYIMPSSEYHLAHSLQAFDESGALKDSEQIRRLEALFTDFLVFIKITSQLTETHAQHQKEVEAFSWEELEQ, encoded by the coding sequence ATGACAAGATTAATAGCCCTTGTTGGAACAAATTCTGACAAGTCAACCAATCGTCAATTGTTGAGCTATATTGCCAAACATTTTGCGGATAAAGCTGATATTGAACTTATGGAAATTAAGGATATTCCACTTTTTAACAAAGGGTTGATGCATTCTATTCCGACTAGTGTTCAAGAAAAAGAGGCAAAAATTGCAGCAGCGGACGGTGTTATCATTGCCACGCCAGAGTATGACCACTCTATTCCAGCGGCTTTGCAAAATGCTCTGGAATGGTTTTCGGTAGGGCAACATCCATTTGTTGACAAGCCAGTCATGATTGTAGGAGTATCTTATGGCACGCTAGGTTCTTCACGTGCTCAAGCTCAGCTTCGTCAAATCTTAGATGCCCCAGAATTACGTGCTTATATTATGCCAAGCTCGGAATATCATCTGGCACATTCTTTGCAAGCATTTGATGAAAGCGGTGCGTTGAAAGATTCTGAGCAAATAAGACGTTTAGAAGCCTTGTTTACAGATTTTCTAGTGTTTATCAAAATCACAAGTCAACTGACAGAAACACATGCGCAGCACCAAAAAGAAGTTGAAGCTTTTTCATGGGAAGAATTGGAGCAGTAA
- a CDS encoding helix-turn-helix transcriptional regulator, whose amino-acid sequence MLKKIYNCQEYMLNEPMLPQEKERKHLYILESLSQVRVNTPKGDMTMQPYDVLVGQSLMGFHLNSHDRNPLLLRLYSIEFDLPSPLNRYTVGDNPLIHDLMNENKSSKAYILFTHLTAKICHAYLDAIEQLEQLAQDDDKYVHFQKQKIAGLLFTELLRDHENKVSKSGSQFPSAQVKYASQETQSGMIMQYVTENIQTVTLKETAAHFSYQPNYFSRLCQNLFGVTFNELKTHIKLELAKEQLRLTTKSLDEISQELGYKAISNFHRNFKAQTGLTPREYRQESRLPNFED is encoded by the coding sequence ATGCTAAAAAAGATATATAATTGTCAGGAATATATGCTCAATGAGCCGATGTTACCGCAAGAGAAAGAGCGAAAGCATCTCTATATTTTGGAAAGTTTGTCACAAGTTAGGGTAAATACTCCCAAAGGTGACATGACGATGCAGCCTTATGATGTTTTGGTGGGGCAAAGTTTAATGGGATTTCATTTAAACTCTCATGACCGCAACCCATTGTTATTACGGCTTTATTCGATTGAATTTGACTTACCGTCACCGCTTAATCGATACACAGTGGGGGATAATCCGCTTATCCATGATTTAATGAATGAAAACAAATCGAGCAAGGCTTATATTCTATTTACCCACTTAACCGCTAAAATTTGTCATGCTTATTTAGATGCAATTGAGCAGCTAGAACAGCTAGCGCAGGATGATGATAAATATGTTCATTTTCAAAAGCAGAAAATAGCAGGGCTATTGTTTACCGAATTGTTGCGTGACCATGAGAATAAGGTATCCAAATCAGGGTCACAATTTCCAAGTGCTCAAGTCAAATATGCGAGTCAAGAAACACAATCTGGTATGATTATGCAATATGTGACGGAAAATATCCAAACCGTCACGTTAAAGGAGACAGCAGCTCATTTTTCTTACCAGCCCAATTATTTTTCACGCCTTTGCCAAAATCTTTTTGGGGTGACCTTTAACGAACTAAAAACGCATATAAAATTAGAATTAGCCAAAGAACAACTGCGTCTGACGACGAAAAGTTTGGATGAAATTAGTCAAGAACTGGGCTATAAAGCTATTTCTAATTTTCATCGTAATTTTAAAGCACAGACAGGTTTGACTCCACGAGAATACCGTCAAGAAAGCCGTTTACCAAATTTTGAGGACTAA
- a CDS encoding SDR family oxidoreductase, which translates to MTKDVMLVTGAGQISMAIARRMGYGKKIVLGDRSIDNAKAIAKTLTEAGFDVVTFEMDLSSRQSIKEMIAYAQTFGDIKYLVNGAGVSPSQASIETVLKVDLYGTSVLLEEVGKVIAKGGAGVTISSQSGHRMPALTAEQDLALAMTPTEELLTLDFLQENKIENSLHAYQLAKRANEKRTMYEAVRWGERGARINDIAPGIIVTPLAIDEFNGIRGDFYKNMFAKSPAGRPGTADEVADVAELLMSERAQFITGSTFLIDGGATASYFYGPLNPNTETGMAEGKD; encoded by the coding sequence ATGACAAAAGATGTTATGTTAGTAACAGGTGCTGGGCAAATTTCAATGGCGATTGCACGCCGCATGGGATATGGTAAAAAAATTGTTTTAGGTGACCGTTCGATTGATAATGCCAAAGCAATTGCTAAGACCTTAACAGAAGCTGGTTTTGATGTCGTGACATTTGAAATGGATTTGTCATCACGTCAGTCAATTAAAGAGATGATTGCTTATGCGCAAACTTTTGGTGACATTAAGTATTTGGTTAATGGTGCAGGTGTTTCGCCATCGCAAGCTTCGATTGAAACCGTGCTAAAAGTTGACCTTTACGGAACATCTGTTTTATTAGAAGAAGTTGGAAAAGTCATTGCAAAAGGCGGTGCAGGTGTCACTATTTCTAGCCAATCAGGTCACCGTATGCCTGCTTTGACTGCTGAACAAGACCTGGCACTTGCCATGACACCAACGGAAGAATTGTTGACACTTGATTTTCTACAAGAAAATAAGATTGAAAATAGCCTCCATGCTTACCAATTGGCAAAACGTGCCAATGAAAAACGTACCATGTACGAAGCCGTTCGTTGGGGAGAACGTGGTGCCAGAATTAACGATATTGCACCAGGAATTATTGTTACGCCACTTGCTATTGACGAATTCAATGGTATTCGAGGCGATTTCTACAAAAATATGTTTGCCAAATCACCAGCTGGACGTCCTGGAACAGCAGATGAAGTGGCAGATGTCGCTGAATTGCTCATGAGTGAACGTGCGCAGTTCATCACTGGCTCAACCTTCCTTATCGACGGTGGCGCAACAGCTTCTTATTTCTATGGACCATTAAATCCAAATACCGAAACTGGTATGGCAGAAGGAAAAGATTAA
- a CDS encoding carboxymuconolactone decarboxylase family protein, whose translation MAITENAKQYHEKMFPGYVSDFLRTDPEFIERFDNFAFDEVVNHPNATLDDKTRFMVILATLLGCQGIDEFQAIVSAALNFGVTPVEIKEIVYQAVAYLGIGRVFPFLKATNKVLEEKGVTLPLEGQATTTIDNRREAGTQAQVDIFGEGMRDFWQSGAKESTHINYWLADNCFGDYYTRTGLDYKQRELITFCFLAAQGGVEPQLTSHAAANMKIGNDKAFLIAVISNVLPFIGYPRSLNALRCVNEAADKLK comes from the coding sequence ATGGCTATTACAGAAAATGCGAAACAATATCATGAAAAAATGTTTCCAGGATATGTCTCTGATTTTTTGAGAACTGACCCTGAATTCATTGAACGATTTGACAACTTTGCCTTTGATGAAGTGGTTAATCACCCGAATGCGACATTGGATGACAAGACACGATTTATGGTGATTTTAGCGACGTTACTAGGTTGCCAAGGCATTGATGAATTTCAAGCTATTGTGTCAGCAGCGCTAAATTTTGGCGTTACACCAGTTGAAATCAAAGAAATTGTCTATCAAGCGGTGGCTTATTTGGGAATTGGGCGTGTCTTTCCATTTCTAAAAGCAACCAATAAAGTATTGGAAGAAAAAGGCGTTACATTGCCACTTGAAGGACAAGCAACCACAACCATTGACAATCGTCGTGAAGCTGGTACACAAGCGCAAGTGGATATTTTTGGTGAAGGCATGCGTGATTTTTGGCAATCAGGTGCTAAGGAAAGTACCCATATCAATTATTGGTTAGCTGATAATTGTTTCGGAGATTATTACACACGTACAGGTCTTGATTATAAGCAACGTGAGTTGATAACATTTTGTTTCTTGGCAGCTCAAGGTGGTGTTGAGCCACAATTGACTAGCCACGCAGCTGCAAATATGAAAATTGGCAACGATAAAGCTTTTCTAATCGCAGTTATTTCAAATGTCTTACCATTCATTGGTTATCCACGTAGTTTAAATGCTCTTCGTTGTGTCAATGAAGCTGCCGATAAGTTAAAGTAA
- a CDS encoding Mbeg1-like protein produces MATINDYLAKHKNETFEQFPFNEADILCLNELGYFCFEDLDNTLDFSKELTLHDILMPYEAGEKVFNHSFLVTKARVELLKNVASSERFADLRLSAYVNDVDAEYERQFSAMVFSLPKINHYQLVFRGTDDTLIGWKEDFKLTYVREIPAHRAAVIYLERYLASHPMPLTVSGHSKGGNLALYAAAHVKEKWRPQIKQVYMLDAPGLQEKGLERAGYQAIRERVRVIRPEESIVGVMLYNDIAPVVVKSQASGIMQHALTTWQFDAETGQLILAEQPTDLSRNLEKTFKQWTDELSSQELKILFDTLFDTLMSSGIKSINDVTIDREFGAKLATSIASFYSIGTEKKLLLAKSAKLFLEAFVGHSKLGSLGKDRITLNFPDFNSLLSYLNTKKLK; encoded by the coding sequence ATGGCAACAATTAATGATTATCTAGCAAAACATAAAAATGAAACGTTTGAGCAATTTCCATTTAACGAAGCAGATATTCTTTGTTTGAATGAACTGGGGTATTTTTGCTTTGAAGATTTGGATAATACGCTTGATTTTTCAAAAGAATTGACATTACATGACATTCTGATGCCTTACGAGGCTGGTGAGAAGGTATTCAATCATAGCTTTTTGGTAACCAAGGCGCGTGTTGAATTGCTGAAAAATGTAGCCTCATCAGAAAGGTTCGCTGATTTGCGTTTGTCAGCTTACGTGAATGATGTTGATGCCGAATACGAGAGACAATTTTCTGCCATGGTTTTTAGTTTACCTAAAATTAACCATTATCAATTGGTCTTTCGTGGGACAGATGATACCTTGATTGGCTGGAAAGAAGATTTTAAACTAACTTATGTTCGTGAAATTCCTGCTCATCGTGCAGCGGTGATTTATCTTGAGCGTTACTTAGCGAGTCATCCAATGCCTCTCACGGTATCAGGACATTCTAAAGGTGGGAATTTGGCTTTGTATGCTGCGGCTCATGTAAAGGAAAAATGGCGTCCGCAAATCAAGCAAGTTTATATGCTTGACGCACCAGGATTGCAAGAAAAAGGGCTTGAGCGAGCGGGTTATCAAGCGATTCGTGAGCGCGTGCGTGTCATTCGCCCTGAAGAATCTATCGTTGGTGTCATGCTTTATAATGACATTGCCCCTGTTGTGGTTAAGAGTCAGGCTTCCGGAATCATGCAACACGCTTTGACGACATGGCAATTTGATGCTGAGACGGGGCAGTTGATTTTAGCAGAACAGCCAACCGATTTAAGCCGTAATCTTGAAAAAACGTTTAAACAATGGACGGATGAATTGTCCAGCCAAGAATTGAAAATTCTCTTTGATACCCTTTTTGATACCTTGATGTCAAGCGGTATCAAAAGCATTAACGATGTGACGATTGACCGAGAATTTGGCGCAAAATTGGCAACGAGCATTGCTTCCTTTTATTCCATTGGAACGGAGAAGAAATTGCTCCTTGCCAAATCAGCGAAGTTATTTCTTGAAGCTTTTGTCGGACATAGTAAACTGGGAAGTCTGGGAAAAGACCGTATTACCCTTAATTTTCCTGATTTTAACAGCTTGTTGAGCTATTTGAATACTAAAAAATTGAAATAA
- a CDS encoding DUF2798 domain-containing protein has translation MPRNFKEALLFTCMMCGMMVFGMSIWNLHVAGAFAWSHVFLGFFPGFVVAFILDMLIIGPLAKKVAFSLIPRDSKSKYVKIFAVSGCMVLGMVTCMSLYGIIFNLGLEGVSLVAYGQAWLTNFVVALPYNFVVVGPIARYFLGEIQKQAVLA, from the coding sequence ATGCCTAGAAATTTTAAAGAAGCTTTGCTATTTACGTGTATGATGTGTGGAATGATGGTCTTTGGAATGAGTATTTGGAACTTGCACGTTGCAGGTGCCTTTGCATGGAGCCATGTTTTTCTTGGTTTCTTTCCAGGATTTGTTGTTGCCTTTATTTTAGATATGCTTATTATCGGACCACTGGCTAAAAAAGTCGCTTTTAGCCTTATCCCACGTGATTCAAAAAGCAAATACGTTAAAATTTTTGCGGTATCTGGTTGCATGGTTCTAGGAATGGTCACTTGTATGTCATTATATGGCATCATTTTCAATTTAGGCTTGGAAGGTGTCAGCCTTGTAGCCTATGGACAAGCTTGGCTAACAAATTTTGTTGTCGCATTACCATATAATTTTGTCGTGGTTGGTCCGATCGCTCGTTATTTCCTAGGCGAAATTCAAAAACAAGCCGTACTAGCCTAA
- a CDS encoding NADPH-dependent FMN reductase: MKIVGIVGSNAPFSHNRLLLQYIGYKFWQLFDLEILEITDVPLFNQSDDQTDNPVIQNLAHKIAAADGVIIATPEHNHTTSAALKSTIEWLSYQIHPFDGKPVMIVGASYYQQGSSRAQLHLRQILDSPGVNAMVLPGNEFLLGNAKEAFDSHYHLKNEATINFLGTCLENFVKYVGLVNGLNAPNEEILKPAGANESTPVSTDANSGASASWNASVAPVAKPITSNSTSPFDKTLDDIFGPDLGIEGKDILDTVALD; the protein is encoded by the coding sequence ATGAAAATCGTTGGAATCGTAGGGTCTAATGCACCTTTTTCACATAATCGTCTCTTGTTGCAGTATATCGGTTATAAGTTTTGGCAGCTTTTTGATTTAGAAATTTTAGAGATTACAGATGTGCCACTTTTTAACCAATCAGATGACCAAACAGATAATCCTGTTATTCAAAATTTGGCTCATAAAATTGCAGCAGCAGACGGCGTTATCATCGCGACACCTGAACATAATCATACCACAAGTGCAGCTTTAAAAAGCACGATTGAATGGCTTTCCTACCAAATTCATCCCTTTGATGGCAAACCAGTTATGATTGTAGGAGCCTCTTATTATCAACAAGGGTCATCACGGGCACAGTTACACCTTCGTCAAATTCTTGATTCCCCAGGTGTTAATGCCATGGTTTTACCAGGAAATGAGTTTCTCCTTGGAAATGCTAAAGAAGCCTTTGACAGTCATTATCATTTGAAAAATGAAGCAACAATCAATTTCTTAGGAACTTGTTTAGAAAATTTTGTGAAGTATGTTGGTTTGGTAAACGGACTGAATGCCCCAAACGAAGAAATTCTCAAACCTGCTGGAGCTAACGAAAGTACACCAGTATCTACGGATGCTAATTCAGGTGCTTCAGCTAGTTGGAATGCGAGTGTAGCCCCAGTAGCCAAGCCTATCACCTCTAACTCAACATCCCCATTTGATAAAACACTAGACGACATCTTTGGTCCTGATTTAGGCATTGAAGGAAAAGATATTTTAGATACAGTAGCTTTAGATTAA
- a CDS encoding GNAT family N-acetyltransferase — translation MTIRRATIADIPTLMDLLQQVLYVHHVARPDLFQEKGVKYTEDELAALIADDNRPIFVYEDDNGKVLAHMFTIVEDVSAPKVPQKTLFIDDLCVDEAARGQKIGEKLYQFALKYAKEIGCYNLTLNVWSANKSAVRFYERQGMTPQETRMEQIID, via the coding sequence ATGACAATTAGACGTGCGACAATCGCTGATATTCCAACATTGATGGACCTTTTACAACAAGTCCTTTATGTGCACCATGTGGCAAGACCTGATTTATTTCAAGAAAAAGGTGTCAAATACACAGAAGACGAATTAGCGGCACTTATTGCTGATGATAATCGTCCGATTTTCGTTTATGAAGATGATAACGGTAAAGTGCTTGCGCATATGTTTACTATTGTTGAAGACGTTAGCGCACCAAAAGTTCCTCAAAAAACACTCTTTATTGATGATTTGTGTGTGGACGAAGCAGCGCGCGGACAAAAAATTGGTGAAAAACTCTATCAGTTTGCTTTGAAATACGCCAAAGAAATTGGTTGTTACAACCTAACGTTAAACGTCTGGAGTGCAAACAAATCAGCCGTTCGCTTCTATGAACGTCAAGGCATGACACCACAAGAAACACGTATGGAACAGATTATTGATTAA
- a CDS encoding FAD-dependent oxidoreductase, with amino-acid sequence MTKILIVGGVAGGMSAATRLRRLMENAEIIVFDKGPYVSFANCGLPFHVSGEIAERESLIVQTPERLKARFAIDVRPESEVVAVDTDKKTITVRHADKVYTESYDKLILSPGAKPVVPQMEGLDSADNVFVLRNIPDLDKILNALNDTKAKRATVIGAGFIGLEMAENLAKKGLQVTIVEKAPHVLPPLDEEMAAFVKDELTRNGITVYTNQSAKAFKDNGKVIILEDGSELLSDITIMSVGVQPESNLAKEAGLKLGMRGGILVNEYYQTSNPDIYAVGDAIIVKQEITGQDALISLASPANRQGRQVADNIAGIARQNKGSIGTAIVRVFDLAAASTGLSERIARQQFEDVAVIHTTSKDHASYYPNASDIVLKLIFNQKTGAIYGAQAVGQKGVDKRIDILATAIKAGLTVADLPELEFTYAPPFGSAKDPVNMTGYAALNIMEGISENVQWYALSDELAKGKILLDVRTREEVSRGHFANSINIPLDELRDRLAELDANQEYIISCHSGLRSYIGERILKQNGFKIQNLDGAYFLYSTVKPEEIVHD; translated from the coding sequence ATGACTAAAATTTTAATTGTTGGTGGTGTCGCAGGTGGGATGTCAGCAGCGACTCGTTTACGTCGCTTAATGGAGAACGCTGAAATCATTGTATTTGACAAAGGACCTTACGTTTCATTTGCCAACTGTGGGCTTCCATTTCACGTTTCTGGGGAAATAGCAGAGCGTGAAAGTCTTATCGTACAGACACCAGAACGTTTGAAAGCACGATTTGCTATTGACGTTCGACCAGAATCAGAAGTGGTGGCAGTTGATACGGATAAGAAAACCATCACAGTTCGCCATGCGGATAAAGTCTATACAGAATCATACGACAAACTGATTTTGTCACCAGGTGCCAAACCAGTTGTTCCTCAAATGGAAGGGCTAGATAGTGCTGATAACGTGTTTGTGCTTCGCAATATTCCTGACTTGGATAAGATTCTGAATGCATTAAACGACACCAAAGCTAAACGTGCCACTGTTATTGGTGCTGGATTTATCGGACTTGAAATGGCAGAAAATTTGGCTAAAAAAGGCTTGCAAGTGACAATCGTTGAAAAGGCACCGCATGTTTTGCCACCGTTAGATGAAGAAATGGCAGCTTTTGTTAAGGATGAATTGACACGAAACGGCATAACGGTTTACACTAATCAATCTGCCAAAGCTTTCAAGGATAATGGAAAAGTTATCATTCTTGAAGATGGTAGTGAGCTACTATCTGATATTACTATCATGTCAGTTGGGGTTCAACCAGAATCAAATTTAGCCAAAGAAGCAGGTCTTAAACTTGGTATGCGTGGGGGGATTCTTGTTAATGAGTATTATCAAACCAGCAATCCAGATATTTACGCTGTTGGAGATGCCATTATTGTCAAGCAAGAAATCACTGGTCAAGATGCGCTTATTTCTCTAGCTAGCCCAGCAAACCGTCAAGGTCGCCAAGTTGCGGATAATATCGCTGGCATCGCTCGTCAAAATAAAGGAAGTATTGGAACAGCTATTGTTCGTGTCTTTGATTTGGCAGCTGCTTCAACAGGTTTGAGTGAACGCATAGCTCGCCAACAGTTTGAAGATGTTGCTGTTATTCATACGACATCAAAAGACCATGCTAGTTATTATCCCAATGCTAGCGACATCGTTTTGAAATTGATTTTTAATCAGAAAACGGGTGCTATTTATGGAGCACAAGCTGTTGGGCAAAAAGGCGTTGATAAGCGTATCGATATTCTAGCAACAGCGATAAAAGCAGGTCTGACGGTAGCTGATTTACCAGAATTGGAATTCACTTACGCACCGCCATTTGGCTCAGCTAAAGACCCAGTAAATATGACAGGATATGCTGCGCTTAACATTATGGAAGGCATTAGTGAAAATGTTCAATGGTATGCTTTATCAGATGAATTAGCCAAAGGAAAAATCTTGCTTGATGTTCGTACGAGAGAAGAAGTTTCACGCGGTCATTTTGCAAATAGTATTAACATACCACTTGATGAATTGCGTGACCGTTTAGCAGAATTAGACGCCAATCAAGAATACATTATCAGTTGCCACAGTGGGCTTCGTTCTTACATTGGGGAACGTATTTTGAAGCAAAATGGCTTTAAGATTCAAAATCTTGATGGTGCTTATTTCCTTTATAGTACTGTCAAACCAGAGGAGATTGTTCATGATTAA
- a CDS encoding rhodanese-like domain-containing protein, whose translation MDVTELQRLLDKDIVLLDVRTAQEYARGHIKGARSYPLDRLNTYQGTKDKPIYLICHSGARSKRGAKLLQQKGYEAISVKGGMMAWHRKIIGGNK comes from the coding sequence ATTGATGTTACGGAACTTCAACGACTTTTAGATAAAGATATTGTGTTATTAGACGTTCGAACAGCTCAAGAATACGCTAGGGGGCATATTAAAGGAGCTCGGTCATATCCTTTAGACCGTTTGAATACCTATCAGGGTACCAAAGATAAGCCAATTTATCTTATTTGTCATTCTGGAGCTCGCAGCAAACGTGGCGCAAAATTATTACAACAAAAAGGCTATGAAGCCATTTCGGTTAAAGGCGGTATGATGGCTTGGCATAGAAAAATTATCGGAGGAAATAAATGA
- a CDS encoding metal-sensitive transcriptional regulator, producing the protein MATDNKDIINRLKRAEGQLRGIQKMIEDDKECIDIVTQLTAVRSSINRTMGIVISNKINQIIENPVEDKEKQEEKLQKALELIIKK; encoded by the coding sequence ATGGCAACAGATAACAAAGACATCATTAATCGTTTAAAACGTGCCGAGGGGCAACTGCGTGGGATTCAAAAAATGATTGAGGACGATAAAGAATGTATCGATATCGTGACACAATTAACTGCTGTTCGTTCTAGTATTAACCGTACCATGGGTATCGTTATTAGCAACAAAATCAATCAAATCATCGAAAATCCAGTTGAGGATAAAGAAAAACAAGAAGAAAAATTACAAAAAGCATTGGAATTGATTATCAAAAAATAG
- a CDS encoding rhodanese-like domain-containing protein, whose protein sequence is MIKTITARELQEKISKKKLHLLDVREKVEYAMGHVPTAVNLPLSEFVSGYQRLDKDKVYHIICQSGSRSEQAAVFLSQQGYQVVNVAGGTSAWTGVLEY, encoded by the coding sequence ATGATTAAAACAATTACAGCTAGAGAATTACAAGAAAAAATAAGCAAAAAGAAGCTGCATTTGCTTGATGTTCGTGAGAAAGTAGAATACGCCATGGGACATGTGCCAACAGCGGTTAATCTACCTTTAAGCGAATTTGTATCAGGCTACCAAAGACTTGATAAGGACAAGGTTTATCATATCATTTGCCAAAGTGGCTCACGTTCTGAGCAGGCAGCGGTTTTCTTATCCCAACAAGGCTATCAAGTTGTCAATGTCGCAGGTGGCACATCTGCTTGGACAGGAGTATTGGAATACTAA
- a CDS encoding LysR family transcriptional regulator: MLKQIKYFQSVVEENSFTKAADSHFISQSAISQQIRSLEAELGVTLLTRKNRGFELTEAGRYFYEKSLALVADFDALCQETQAIANQQAAQLSVGYLYSYEGSEIQEAIASFASQFPDVALTVKTGTHDQLYDDLRFGKIDLVINDQRRAFSTDYENLVLTDLPLYVAFAAFNPHTKEEVLAIENSLDKPLILVADSQQEETERAYYRDYIGFSGDMQFAPNATEAKMSVVANRGYLPLEFGKGASLPPTLSCRPIYKQRKPILRRMCAFWKKDNSGYYVETMAELLAKAFQQN; the protein is encoded by the coding sequence TTGCTAAAACAAATCAAATATTTTCAATCAGTTGTCGAAGAAAATTCCTTTACCAAGGCAGCCGATTCGCATTTTATCTCACAGTCAGCTATTTCACAGCAGATTCGGAGTTTAGAGGCAGAACTGGGTGTGACACTTTTAACGCGTAAAAATCGTGGCTTTGAGTTGACAGAAGCAGGGCGTTATTTTTATGAAAAATCGCTGGCGCTGGTAGCTGATTTTGATGCCCTTTGCCAAGAGACACAAGCAATTGCCAATCAACAAGCTGCGCAACTGTCCGTTGGTTATTTGTATTCCTATGAAGGCAGTGAAATCCAAGAAGCGATTGCGAGTTTTGCTAGTCAATTTCCTGATGTGGCGCTAACGGTCAAAACAGGAACGCATGACCAACTTTATGATGACTTACGCTTTGGTAAAATCGATTTGGTCATCAATGACCAGAGACGTGCTTTTTCGACAGATTATGAAAATTTAGTTTTGACTGATTTGCCACTTTACGTCGCATTTGCGGCTTTTAATCCGCATACCAAAGAAGAAGTGTTAGCTATTGAAAATTCCCTTGATAAGCCCTTGATTTTGGTTGCGGACAGCCAGCAAGAAGAAACAGAGCGCGCATATTACCGTGATTACATCGGCTTTTCAGGCGATATGCAATTTGCACCAAATGCCACAGAAGCTAAAATGTCAGTCGTCGCTAATCGCGGTTATTTGCCACTTGAATTTGGAAAGGGAGCAAGCCTTCCACCGACACTTAGCTGTCGCCCAATATACAAGCAAAGAAAACCCATTTTACGTCGAATGTGCGCATTTTGGAAAAAAGATAACTCAGGCTATTACGTCGAAACAATGGCAGAGCTTCTAGCCAAAGCTTTTCAGCAAAACTAA
- a CDS encoding protein-ADP-ribose hydrolase: protein MTKKEMVTYLLDYLIKENPQFRAIDVPSDLAGQETLLRALLNVRPPMAVSSSFLDMQNNYLQLKKAERVVVFLNHLQPIPTDDRLYVWKGDITRLKVDAIVNAANRRMLGCFQPLHDCADNAIHTYAGVQLRLDCYKLMQEQGHDEPTGTAKITPAYNLPAKFVLHTVSPAINEHLTPIDEDLLAKSYLSCLTLAEKNHLESVALSSLATDDEVHFINENAARIAIQTTKDFLEHSQFVNKIIFNVDEDEELNLYQQLLN from the coding sequence ATGACAAAAAAAGAAATGGTGACCTACCTTCTAGATTACCTGATTAAGGAAAATCCACAATTTAGAGCAATTGATGTCCCTAGTGACTTAGCTGGTCAGGAAACATTATTACGTGCTCTTCTTAATGTTCGTCCACCAATGGCGGTTTCAAGCAGCTTTTTGGATATGCAAAACAACTATCTACAACTCAAAAAAGCAGAGCGTGTCGTTGTTTTCTTGAATCATCTGCAACCCATTCCGACAGACGACCGCCTTTATGTTTGGAAAGGTGATATTACGCGTCTCAAGGTGGATGCCATTGTCAATGCTGCTAATCGCCGTATGCTTGGTTGTTTCCAACCGCTTCATGACTGCGCTGACAATGCTATTCATACCTATGCTGGTGTGCAACTTCGTCTGGATTGCTACAAACTCATGCAAGAACAAGGTCATGATGAACCAACTGGAACGGCAAAAATTACGCCAGCTTATAACTTGCCTGCCAAATTTGTGCTTCACACCGTTAGCCCTGCTATCAACGAACATTTGACGCCAATTGATGAAGATTTACTTGCTAAAAGTTATTTATCTTGTCTAACGTTGGCAGAAAAAAATCATCTTGAATCTGTTGCTCTATCATCTCTTGCAACAGATGATGAAGTTCATTTTATTAATGAAAATGCGGCAAGAATTGCCATTCAAACCACAAAAGACTTTTTAGAACACAGCCAATTTGTTAATAAAATTATCTTTAACGTTGACGAGGACGAGGAATTAAATCTTTATCAGCAATTGCTTAATTAA